In one Mycobacterium heckeshornense genomic region, the following are encoded:
- a CDS encoding CPBP family intramembrane glutamic endopeptidase gives MLDATVAADTHHPLAVQLSALHRFRAYLDVAVVVVVLALTNLIAHFTTSWASVATVPAAAAGLVILLRANGLGWSELGLGREHWKSGMGYALAAVSVVVSVIAVGVLLPATRPMFMNNHYATISGALTASMIIIPLQTVIPEELAFRGVLHGALNRAWGFRGVAVGGSLLFGLWHIATSLGLTSSNVGFSRLFGGGLGGMFAGVTVAVVATAAAGFVFSWLRRRSGSLIAPIALHWSCNGLGALAAALVWQLST, from the coding sequence GTGCTCGACGCGACCGTTGCCGCCGACACCCACCACCCGCTCGCCGTGCAGCTCTCGGCGCTGCACCGGTTTCGGGCCTATCTCGACGTCGCAGTCGTCGTGGTTGTTTTGGCCCTGACCAACCTGATTGCGCATTTCACCACAAGCTGGGCGAGTGTGGCTACCGTCCCGGCCGCGGCCGCGGGGCTGGTGATCCTGTTGCGGGCCAACGGCTTGGGTTGGTCCGAGCTGGGGCTGGGCCGCGAGCACTGGAAATCCGGGATGGGTTATGCGCTGGCGGCGGTCAGTGTCGTGGTGTCGGTGATCGCGGTGGGTGTATTGCTGCCGGCGACTCGGCCGATGTTTATGAACAACCACTACGCGACGATTTCCGGCGCGTTGACCGCGTCGATGATCATCATTCCGCTGCAAACCGTCATACCCGAGGAGCTGGCTTTCCGCGGTGTGCTGCACGGGGCACTGAACCGGGCCTGGGGGTTTCGCGGTGTCGCCGTGGGGGGCTCGTTGCTGTTCGGGTTGTGGCACATCGCGACGTCGCTGGGGCTGACGAGCAGCAATGTCGGGTTCAGTCGCCTGTTCGGCGGCGGGTTGGGCGGCATGTTTGCCGGGGTGACCGTGGCGGTCGTCGCGACCGCGGCAGCGGGGTTCGTGTTCAGCTGGCTGCGCCGGCGCAGCGGCAGCTTGATCGCACCGATCGCCCTGCACTGGTCGTGCAATGGATTGGGTGCCTTAGCCGCCGCCCTCGTCTGGCAGCTGTCCACCTGA
- a CDS encoding zinc-binding alcohol dehydrogenase family protein, translating into MASAPTTTTMRAWRVRHPGPMETGPLECVTTEVPQPGPAELLVAVHACGVCRTDLHVAEGDLPVHRKHVTPGHEVVGEVVEVGSDAKDTFAVGDRVGIAWLRHTCGVCKYCRRGNENLCPESRYTGWDADGGYAEFATVPAAYAHALPSGYSDTELAPLLCAGIIGYRALLRAELPPGGRLGLYGFGGSAHITAQVALAQGAEVHVMTRGARARELALELGAASAQGAADPPPVPLDAAILFAPVGDLVLPALQALDRGGTLAIAGIHLSDIPTLNYQRHLFQERQIRSVTSNTRSDARAFLEFAGRHHIAVTTPEYPLAQADRALSDLSAGRIAGAAVLLV; encoded by the coding sequence ATGGCATCAGCGCCGACCACCACGACGATGCGCGCGTGGCGGGTCCGCCATCCCGGGCCGATGGAAACGGGTCCGCTGGAGTGCGTTACCACCGAGGTGCCGCAGCCGGGGCCGGCCGAACTGCTGGTGGCCGTGCATGCGTGCGGGGTATGCCGCACCGACTTGCACGTCGCTGAGGGTGATCTTCCCGTGCACCGCAAACATGTGACACCGGGGCACGAGGTGGTGGGGGAGGTTGTCGAGGTCGGGTCCGACGCCAAAGACACGTTCGCGGTGGGGGACCGGGTCGGGATTGCATGGCTGCGGCACACCTGCGGGGTATGCAAATACTGTCGCCGGGGCAACGAAAACTTGTGCCCGGAGTCGCGCTACACCGGTTGGGACGCCGACGGCGGTTACGCCGAGTTCGCCACTGTCCCAGCGGCTTACGCTCACGCACTGCCCAGCGGCTACAGCGACACCGAACTTGCCCCGCTGTTGTGCGCCGGCATCATCGGCTATCGCGCATTGCTACGTGCCGAACTGCCACCCGGTGGCCGCCTGGGGCTCTACGGCTTCGGCGGCAGCGCCCACATCACCGCTCAGGTCGCGCTGGCACAAGGCGCCGAAGTCCATGTGATGACACGCGGCGCACGCGCCCGGGAACTTGCGTTGGAACTGGGCGCCGCTTCGGCACAAGGCGCCGCCGACCCCCCGCCGGTGCCGCTGGATGCGGCCATCCTGTTCGCCCCGGTCGGCGATCTGGTGCTGCCGGCCCTGCAGGCATTGGATCGTGGTGGCACATTGGCGATCGCCGGGATCCACCTCAGCGATATCCCCACGCTCAACTACCAGCGCCATCTGTTCCAGGAACGCCAGATCCGTTCGGTTACCTCCAACACCCGCAGTGACGCGCGCGCATTTCTGGAGTTCGCCGGACGTCATCACATCGCGGTAACTACGCCGGAATATCCGCTCGCACAAGCTGATCGAGCATTGTCGGATCTCAGCGCCGGCCGCATTGCCGGAGCCGCGGTGCTGCTGGTGTAG
- a CDS encoding GlsB/YeaQ/YmgE family stress response membrane protein: MVLHIIWMIILGLIVGFIARLIVPGRQPMGWIATALLGIAGSYVGGTLGSMVFAPHHFDIHPPIKHSFLGALIGAVILLVIYKLVTSRTRTL, translated from the coding sequence GTGGTCCTGCACATCATCTGGATGATCATCCTCGGTCTCATTGTCGGCTTCATCGCGCGACTTATCGTGCCCGGCAGACAGCCCATGGGCTGGATCGCAACAGCGCTGCTCGGCATAGCGGGTAGCTACGTCGGCGGCACGCTGGGCAGCATGGTGTTCGCGCCGCACCACTTCGATATTCACCCACCGATCAAACATTCGTTTCTCGGCGCGCTGATCGGCGCGGTGATCTTGCTGGTGATCTACAAGCTCGTCACGTCACGCACACGAACTTTGTAG
- the fadD4 gene encoding fatty-acid--CoA ligase FadD4 codes for MNPAKPAVVLHPSGTVVTFAELDERANRLAHYLRAEGLTVGDTVAILMENNEHIHAAMWAARRIGLYYTVINTHLSVSEVAYIVADSGAKAVISSQAMRATCEHLAGAIPRGLPATALMAGGVVAGWRRYPDCVARQPSRPVAEECAGQLLQYSAGSTGRPKGIRRPLAPTVPAAAMTTPVFDALGVSAGSVYLSPAPTYHTAPAMWTMAAQSVGATVVMMERFDAEEALACIQRYGVTHAQFVPTMFVRMLRLPEATRRRYDLSSLQRVVHSAAPCPPQIKRQMIDWWGPIVDEYYGSSEGAGISFIRAEDWLEHPGSVGRPMLGVPHILDEHGVELPPGQVGEIYYEGGYPFEYLNDRQKTAATRTAEGWVTVGDVGYVDEDGYLYLVDRRDHMIISGGVNIYPQEVENELVSHPLVVDAAVFGVPDDVMGQSVMAAVQLSDPSVAGDGLAAELIEWLRQRMAHFKCPRSIVFEAALPRTDAGKLYKGLLVTKYAVPSQT; via the coding sequence ATGAACCCGGCGAAACCGGCTGTGGTGCTGCACCCTTCGGGCACAGTCGTGACGTTCGCCGAGCTTGACGAGCGCGCCAACCGGCTCGCACACTACCTGCGTGCCGAAGGCCTGACGGTTGGCGACACCGTCGCGATCCTGATGGAGAACAACGAGCACATCCACGCGGCGATGTGGGCGGCGCGCCGAATCGGCCTGTACTACACGGTGATCAACACGCATCTGTCGGTGTCGGAGGTCGCCTACATCGTGGCGGACAGCGGCGCTAAGGCGGTGATCTCGTCACAAGCGATGCGCGCCACATGCGAGCACCTCGCCGGTGCGATTCCGCGCGGACTGCCCGCTACGGCACTGATGGCCGGCGGCGTAGTGGCGGGCTGGCGGCGCTATCCGGACTGTGTGGCCAGGCAACCGTCGCGCCCGGTTGCCGAGGAGTGCGCGGGACAACTTCTGCAGTACTCGGCGGGCAGCACGGGCCGGCCGAAGGGCATCCGCCGGCCGCTGGCTCCCACTGTCCCCGCTGCCGCGATGACGACACCGGTGTTCGACGCGCTCGGGGTTTCCGCCGGCTCGGTGTACCTGAGCCCCGCGCCGACCTACCACACCGCGCCGGCCATGTGGACGATGGCCGCGCAGTCCGTTGGCGCCACGGTCGTCATGATGGAGCGGTTCGACGCCGAGGAGGCGCTGGCGTGCATACAGCGCTACGGCGTCACCCATGCCCAGTTCGTGCCGACGATGTTCGTCAGGATGTTGCGGCTGCCCGAGGCGACGCGACGGCGCTACGACCTGTCCAGCCTGCAGCGTGTCGTCCATTCCGCGGCACCGTGCCCACCCCAGATCAAGCGCCAGATGATCGACTGGTGGGGGCCGATCGTCGATGAATACTACGGGTCGAGCGAGGGCGCGGGCATCTCGTTCATCCGGGCCGAGGACTGGCTGGAGCATCCGGGTTCGGTGGGCCGACCGATGCTGGGCGTGCCGCACATCCTCGACGAGCACGGGGTGGAGTTGCCGCCCGGTCAGGTCGGGGAGATCTACTACGAGGGCGGGTATCCGTTCGAGTACCTCAACGACCGGCAGAAGACCGCCGCGACGCGCACGGCTGAAGGCTGGGTCACTGTCGGCGACGTCGGCTACGTCGACGAGGACGGTTACCTTTACCTTGTCGACCGGCGCGACCACATGATCATCTCCGGCGGGGTCAACATCTATCCGCAGGAGGTGGAGAACGAGCTGGTGTCGCACCCTCTCGTCGTCGACGCGGCCGTGTTCGGCGTTCCTGACGACGTGATGGGGCAGTCGGTCATGGCCGCGGTGCAATTGTCCGATCCGTCTGTGGCCGGCGACGGCCTGGCCGCGGAATTGATCGAGTGGCTGCGCCAACGGATGGCACACTTCAAATGCCCCCGGTCGATCGTGTTCGAGGCGGCGCTGCCGAGGACCGACGCCGGAAAGCTGTACAAGGGGTTGCTGGTGACGAAATACGCGGTGCCGTCCCAGACGTGA
- a CDS encoding nitroreductase family protein, whose amino-acid sequence MSGACGPRTSDDLWTVMSTATAVRRYRDDPVDDATLDRCLRAASWAPSGANQQPWRFVVLRSDEVRAVVTAAARQAWERLTEFYGVSPPEPDAHDPRSRVLRAMAEHMHRGGAAPVLVLFCVQPQAGASDLQQGGSVFPAVQNLLLAARAQGLGAAITLWHSLCEDRLRELVGIPDEWLIAALVTMGWPRGRHKSVRRKPLGEVAVVDRWDRPWSYRP is encoded by the coding sequence ATGAGCGGTGCCTGCGGGCCCCGTACCTCGGACGACCTGTGGACGGTGATGAGCACCGCCACCGCGGTGCGCCGATACCGCGACGACCCGGTCGACGATGCGACGCTGGACAGATGTCTGCGTGCGGCGAGCTGGGCACCGTCGGGTGCCAACCAGCAGCCGTGGCGCTTCGTGGTGCTGCGGTCCGACGAGGTGCGAGCGGTCGTCACCGCCGCCGCCCGCCAAGCGTGGGAAAGGCTCACGGAGTTTTACGGCGTGTCCCCGCCCGAACCAGACGCCCACGACCCCAGGTCGCGGGTCCTGCGGGCGATGGCCGAGCACATGCACCGCGGCGGCGCAGCACCGGTCCTCGTGCTGTTCTGCGTGCAGCCGCAGGCTGGGGCGTCCGATCTGCAGCAGGGGGGATCGGTGTTCCCCGCGGTGCAGAACCTGCTGCTGGCCGCCCGTGCTCAGGGCCTCGGCGCTGCGATCACGTTGTGGCACAGCCTTTGTGAGGACCGGCTGCGGGAACTGGTCGGCATTCCCGACGAGTGGCTGATCGCGGCGCTGGTCACGATGGGCTGGCCGCGGGGACGGCACAAGTCGGTGCGGCGAAAGCCGCTGGGGGAGGTCGCGGTTGTCGACAGGTGGGACCGGCCTTGGTCGTATCGGCCATGA
- a CDS encoding dihydrodipicolinate reductase has translation MILWGPGQVGVGALRALIAHPGLDLAGVVVHAEAKEGKDAGALCGMAATGIIASRDIDAALAIDADVVAYFASGDYRYRDAAHDIARCLRAGKNVVCTSLVPMCYPPAADKETRELIAAACEAGGTSFFNSGVDPGWANDVIALTMTGFSSRVDTITMLEILDYGPINQPEIMFDFMGFGHPPGHPAPLFDTERLAALWAPIVHLVADGVGLPLDRVDTTIDTWLASRRYAVASGWIEPGTVGAMRFKLAGIVDDEERVVLEHITRMGARAAPDWPRHPSPHGGYRVIVDGLPTYTVDIEMHGRGSSMRGLTYATVMRELNAIPAVLAAPPGVLSTLDLPLVTGPVRGGTWRGVLPGTAPV, from the coding sequence GTGATCCTCTGGGGACCCGGGCAGGTGGGTGTCGGCGCTCTGCGCGCGCTGATCGCGCACCCGGGACTGGACCTGGCGGGCGTCGTCGTGCACGCTGAGGCCAAGGAGGGCAAGGACGCCGGTGCCCTGTGTGGGATGGCCGCGACGGGGATCATCGCGAGCCGCGACATCGACGCTGCGCTGGCCATCGATGCCGACGTAGTGGCCTACTTCGCCTCGGGCGACTACCGCTACCGCGACGCGGCCCACGACATCGCACGCTGCCTGCGTGCTGGCAAGAACGTGGTGTGTACCTCGCTGGTGCCGATGTGCTATCCACCTGCCGCGGACAAGGAGACGAGAGAGCTCATTGCGGCCGCGTGCGAAGCGGGCGGTACCAGCTTCTTCAACAGTGGGGTCGATCCGGGCTGGGCGAACGACGTGATCGCGTTGACCATGACCGGGTTCAGCAGCCGTGTCGACACCATCACGATGCTGGAGATCCTCGACTACGGCCCGATCAACCAACCCGAGATCATGTTCGACTTCATGGGATTCGGTCATCCGCCCGGCCATCCGGCACCGTTGTTCGACACCGAGCGACTGGCTGCGCTGTGGGCGCCGATCGTCCACCTCGTTGCCGATGGCGTCGGGCTGCCGCTGGACCGGGTAGACACGACGATCGACACGTGGCTGGCGTCCCGGCGATACGCGGTGGCCTCCGGCTGGATCGAGCCCGGCACGGTGGGTGCGATGCGCTTCAAGTTGGCGGGCATCGTCGACGACGAGGAGCGGGTGGTCCTCGAGCACATCACCCGGATGGGCGCGCGGGCGGCGCCGGACTGGCCGCGGCATCCGTCGCCGCACGGCGGGTACCGGGTGATCGTCGACGGGCTGCCGACCTACACGGTCGATATCGAGATGCACGGCCGGGGCAGCAGCATGCGCGGCCTGACCTATGCGACTGTCATGCGTGAACTCAACGCGATCCCCGCGGTGCTCGCGGCGCCGCCCGGCGTGCTGTCCACCCTGGATCTCCCGCTGGTCACCGGGCCCGTTCGAGGCGGGACCTGGCGCGGGGTGCTACCCGGAACGGCGCCGGTATGA
- a CDS encoding enoyl-CoA hydratase — MSDYRFLKWEVFDDGQIVRISLNRPEQRNAQNRGMLVELDEAFARAEADDTVRVVILAGEGPMFSSGHDIGSKQAREEFSPGPGQHPTAAINGGTREGAEKIMLQEWHYFFQNNLRWRNLRKITIAQVHGDVFSAGLMLIWACDLIVGSEEVRFADVVGTRLGMCGMEYFGHPWEFGPRRTKELMLTGDAIGIEEAYRLGMVSKIFKREELAERTVEFARRIATVPTMAALLIKESVNQSVDNMGFYNALQACFSLHQLNHAHWVGVRDDKRATAGEEQGVPNWRAAPPVVAAVKDQVRADA; from the coding sequence GTGAGCGATTACAGGTTCCTGAAGTGGGAGGTGTTCGACGACGGCCAGATCGTGCGGATCTCGCTGAACCGTCCCGAGCAGCGCAACGCGCAAAACCGCGGCATGTTGGTCGAACTCGACGAGGCGTTCGCCCGCGCCGAGGCCGACGACACCGTCCGGGTCGTCATTTTGGCCGGCGAGGGCCCGATGTTCTCCTCAGGCCACGACATTGGCTCCAAGCAGGCCCGTGAAGAGTTCTCCCCGGGCCCCGGGCAGCATCCGACAGCGGCGATCAACGGCGGCACCCGGGAGGGCGCGGAGAAGATCATGCTGCAGGAGTGGCACTACTTCTTCCAGAACAACCTGCGCTGGCGCAACCTCCGTAAGATCACGATCGCCCAGGTGCACGGCGACGTGTTCTCGGCGGGGCTGATGCTGATCTGGGCCTGCGACCTGATCGTCGGCAGCGAAGAGGTGCGCTTCGCCGACGTGGTCGGAACTCGGCTGGGCATGTGCGGCATGGAGTACTTCGGGCATCCGTGGGAGTTCGGTCCGCGTCGCACCAAGGAGCTGATGCTCACCGGCGACGCGATCGGTATCGAGGAGGCCTACCGGCTCGGCATGGTGAGCAAGATCTTCAAGCGCGAGGAACTCGCCGAGCGCACAGTGGAGTTCGCACGCCGTATCGCTACCGTGCCGACCATGGCGGCACTGTTGATCAAGGAGTCGGTGAACCAGTCCGTCGACAACATGGGCTTCTATAACGCCCTGCAGGCCTGCTTCTCGCTGCACCAGCTGAACCACGCCCACTGGGTCGGGGTACGTGACGACAAGCGCGCGACCGCGGGCGAGGAACAGGGCGTACCCAACTGGCGCGCCGCACCCCCGGTCGTTGCGGCGGTCAAAGACCAGGTGCGAGCCGACGCGTGA
- a CDS encoding PaaI family thioesterase, whose amino-acid sequence MRVTIPGHLFGHLPFYDVLDTDDTVVLDLHNRADLVNIRGALQGGLVATLVDVAGGRLAIKHVAAGATAGTADMSIHFLAPIVEGPARATATVVRAGKRLIVVAVDVVDLTADRLAARATLTFAVMEPRDGGQPATVP is encoded by the coding sequence ATGCGGGTAACCATCCCGGGTCACCTGTTCGGCCACCTTCCGTTCTACGACGTGCTCGACACCGACGACACCGTGGTGCTGGACCTGCACAACCGGGCGGATCTGGTCAACATCCGGGGCGCGCTGCAGGGTGGCCTCGTCGCGACCCTTGTCGACGTCGCAGGCGGGAGGCTGGCGATCAAGCACGTCGCAGCGGGCGCGACCGCGGGTACCGCGGACATGTCGATCCACTTTCTCGCGCCGATCGTCGAGGGGCCGGCGCGCGCGACCGCCACCGTGGTGCGTGCGGGCAAACGGCTGATCGTCGTCGCCGTCGACGTCGTCGACCTGACCGCAGACCGGTTGGCTGCCCGGGCCACCCTCACGTTCGCGGTGATGGAGCCGCGGGACGGGGGTCAGCCGGCCACGGTGCCGTAG
- a CDS encoding acyl-CoA dehydrogenase family protein produces MDLSLSGEQRQLVDSFAAMYARESSTQRVRAAEPTGFDPRLWRALLETGAVDMAVTEAAGGWGATELELALVAEQYGRAIASAPVIEAQVAARLLGRCGDARAELLQAALTGERLVAFAPRPARNGIFSLAPAGAVADVVVGLDGTRLVAALVGGDRRPVRNLGSLPLADVPVGCDAEVLAEGDEAQRRFDDALDLWLALTATALAGAAKRAVELAVDYAKQRHAFGVAIGSFQAVSHPLADSATAADGARLLALEAACAFVDEPHRVKELAAMAFAFASETARDATQRSLHVHGGYGFGMEGDIQLYYRRVRGWAMVYGEPAVALDRVADARYGTVAG; encoded by the coding sequence GTGGACCTGAGCCTATCGGGCGAACAACGTCAGCTCGTGGACTCGTTCGCGGCGATGTACGCGCGCGAGTCGTCGACCCAACGAGTACGGGCCGCCGAGCCCACAGGGTTCGACCCGCGACTGTGGCGGGCGCTGCTAGAGACCGGCGCCGTGGACATGGCCGTCACCGAAGCCGCGGGCGGATGGGGCGCGACTGAACTCGAATTAGCCCTGGTCGCGGAGCAATACGGCCGCGCGATCGCATCCGCGCCGGTGATTGAGGCGCAGGTCGCCGCGCGACTGCTCGGACGGTGCGGGGACGCTCGCGCCGAGCTGTTGCAGGCGGCGCTGACCGGTGAGCGGCTGGTGGCGTTCGCTCCTCGGCCCGCGCGGAACGGCATCTTCAGCCTGGCGCCGGCGGGAGCGGTGGCCGACGTCGTCGTGGGCCTGGACGGCACGCGCCTCGTCGCGGCATTGGTCGGCGGCGACCGGCGGCCGGTGCGAAACCTGGGCTCGCTCCCGTTGGCCGACGTGCCGGTAGGCTGCGACGCCGAGGTGTTGGCCGAGGGCGACGAAGCGCAGCGGCGGTTCGATGACGCGTTGGATCTCTGGCTCGCGCTGACCGCCACCGCGCTCGCCGGTGCCGCAAAGCGGGCCGTTGAGCTGGCCGTCGACTACGCCAAGCAGCGACATGCGTTCGGCGTCGCGATCGGATCCTTCCAAGCGGTGTCGCACCCGCTGGCCGACAGCGCCACCGCCGCCGACGGCGCGCGGCTGCTGGCGCTGGAAGCGGCGTGCGCGTTCGTCGACGAGCCGCACCGGGTCAAGGAACTGGCGGCGATGGCGTTCGCGTTCGCTTCGGAGACCGCGCGCGATGCGACGCAGCGCAGCCTGCACGTGCATGGCGGCTACGGGTTCGGGATGGAGGGCGACATCCAGCTGTACTACCGCCGGGTCCGCGGCTGGGCCATGGTGTACGGCGAGCCCGCCGTCGCGCTCGACCGCGTCGCCGACGCCCGCTACGGCACCGTGGCCGGCTGA
- a CDS encoding acyl-CoA dehydrogenase family protein → MLHHVEQWAANTLAEDGAPQLSKTDVRRRIARVAMEDEVSRLLQRRCVWMTEQGQVPVAEGPMSKVFSTEALVRASQDMVELVGPDAMRSYFEPTAPQDGRFEHLMRFSLGTTIYAGTSEVQRSIIAQRGLGLPR, encoded by the coding sequence TTGCTGCATCACGTCGAGCAGTGGGCCGCCAACACCCTCGCCGAGGATGGGGCACCACAGCTCAGCAAGACCGACGTGCGCCGGCGGATCGCCAGAGTCGCAATGGAAGACGAGGTGTCGAGGCTGTTGCAGCGCCGGTGCGTCTGGATGACCGAACAGGGGCAGGTCCCGGTGGCGGAAGGGCCGATGTCGAAGGTATTCAGCACCGAAGCGCTGGTGCGCGCCAGCCAGGACATGGTCGAACTGGTGGGACCCGACGCGATGCGCAGCTACTTCGAGCCGACGGCGCCGCAGGACGGGCGCTTCGAACACCTGATGCGGTTCTCGTTGGGTACCACCATCTACGCGGGCACCAGCGAGGTGCAGCGCTCCATCATCGCCCAGCGCGGGCTGGGGCTGCCCCGGTAG
- a CDS encoding amidohydrolase family protein encodes MSADILIVSPDDHLVEPADLWTSRLPARYRDAGPRIVRHRGRMDPTVTTDVAFIEDENGRDADIWHYEDAIIPIPLISAAAGYEIDELTTDPITYDEMRPGCYRAADRLADMDIAGIEASACFPNTLVRFCGQRFLYGKDKELALLCVQAYNDFQIDEWAAGSDGRLIPLGIIPLWDVELAAQEVERVAAKGMRAVCFSELPSRLDLPSIHSGYWDPFFAACECNEVGIMLHIGSSSSLTKSSPDSPHVVTSALMAVNCTIALVDWLFSAKLIQFPNLKLAFAEAQAGWIPYYLQRVDEVWQDRRGWGGVHPLLTDPPSSQVPGRVYFSTFGDPVAFRILDLVGADQLMFETDYPHNDTNWPRSLEVANKATAGLDEETKRKVLSTNAKRFFGLV; translated from the coding sequence GTGAGCGCAGATATCTTGATCGTCTCGCCGGACGACCACCTGGTGGAGCCGGCCGATCTGTGGACCAGCCGGCTGCCCGCGCGCTACCGGGATGCCGGGCCGCGGATCGTGCGGCATCGTGGACGGATGGACCCGACCGTGACCACCGACGTGGCGTTCATCGAGGACGAGAACGGTCGCGACGCCGACATCTGGCACTACGAGGACGCCATCATTCCGATCCCGCTGATCAGCGCGGCTGCCGGTTACGAGATCGACGAGCTCACCACCGACCCGATCACCTACGACGAGATGCGGCCCGGCTGCTACCGGGCCGCCGACCGGCTCGCCGACATGGACATCGCGGGCATCGAGGCGTCGGCATGCTTCCCGAACACCCTCGTGCGCTTCTGCGGCCAGCGGTTCCTGTACGGCAAGGACAAGGAACTTGCGCTGCTGTGCGTACAGGCCTACAACGACTTCCAAATCGACGAGTGGGCAGCCGGCTCGGACGGCAGGCTCATCCCGCTGGGGATCATCCCGCTGTGGGACGTCGAACTCGCCGCGCAGGAAGTCGAACGAGTGGCGGCGAAAGGCATGCGCGCCGTGTGCTTCTCGGAGCTGCCGTCGCGCCTCGACCTGCCTTCGATCCACAGCGGATACTGGGACCCGTTCTTCGCCGCCTGCGAGTGCAACGAGGTCGGCATCATGCTGCACATCGGGTCGAGCTCGTCGCTGACGAAGTCCTCCCCTGACTCCCCACATGTCGTCACCAGCGCGCTGATGGCGGTCAACTGCACCATCGCGCTGGTCGACTGGCTCTTCTCCGCCAAGCTCATCCAGTTCCCGAATCTCAAGCTGGCTTTCGCCGAGGCGCAGGCGGGCTGGATTCCGTACTACCTGCAGCGGGTCGACGAGGTCTGGCAGGACCGCCGGGGGTGGGGCGGCGTGCATCCCCTGCTGACCGATCCGCCCAGCAGCCAGGTGCCCGGTCGTGTGTACTTCTCCACGTTCGGCGACCCGGTGGCCTTCCGGATCCTCGATCTGGTCGGTGCGGACCAGCTGATGTTCGAGACCGACTATCCGCACAACGACACCAACTGGCCGAGAAGCCTCGAGGTGGCCAACAAGGCGACAGCAGGTCTCGACGAGGAGACGAAACGAAAGGTGCTGTCTACCAACGCCAAGAGGTTCTTCGGACTGGTCTGA
- a CDS encoding enoyl-CoA hydratase/isomerase family protein: protein MTDYDTIEFEVRGHSACVTLNRPEVLNAINDEMIAELAQVYTEIEHSPSIWTMIITGAGRALCVGADVNKAADHDMENAAGIDNQGEPILSTMRQWDAPQEATPPWLQMTKPIICAVNGIACGAGMDLVTTADITIASERASLMDPHVSIGVTSGREGVRLARILPLPVAMRLILMGRHEQLDAQRCYDLGIFTEVVAHDALMDRAWEIADVVNSNAPLAVRGSRMAVRKGLTLPIYEAELLAENYRMKVALTKDAIEGPRAFLEKREPKWKAQ from the coding sequence GTGACCGACTACGACACCATCGAGTTCGAGGTGCGGGGCCACAGCGCCTGCGTGACCCTGAATCGGCCCGAGGTCCTCAACGCGATCAACGACGAGATGATCGCTGAGCTCGCCCAGGTGTACACCGAGATCGAACACTCGCCGAGCATCTGGACGATGATCATTACGGGCGCGGGCCGGGCGCTGTGCGTCGGCGCGGACGTCAACAAGGCCGCGGATCACGACATGGAGAACGCGGCGGGCATCGACAATCAGGGTGAGCCGATTCTCAGCACGATGCGACAGTGGGACGCTCCGCAGGAGGCGACGCCGCCGTGGCTGCAGATGACCAAGCCGATCATCTGCGCGGTGAACGGCATCGCGTGCGGCGCGGGAATGGACCTGGTCACCACCGCAGACATCACGATCGCCTCGGAGCGCGCGTCGCTGATGGACCCGCATGTCAGCATCGGCGTCACCTCCGGACGCGAGGGCGTGCGGCTCGCACGCATCCTGCCGCTGCCCGTGGCCATGCGGCTGATCCTCATGGGGCGCCACGAGCAACTCGACGCGCAGCGCTGCTACGACCTGGGCATCTTCACCGAAGTGGTCGCCCATGACGCGCTGATGGACCGGGCGTGGGAGATCGCCGACGTGGTGAATTCGAATGCGCCACTGGCCGTCCGGGGTTCGCGGATGGCCGTGCGCAAGGGTCTGACGCTGCCAATCTACGAGGCCGAGCTGCTCGCCGAGAACTACCGGATGAAGGTGGCCCTCACCAAAGACGCCATCGAAGGTCCGCGCGCGTTCCTCGAGAAGCGCGAGCCGAAGTGGAAAGCCCAGTAG